The Primulina eburnea isolate SZY01 chromosome 13, ASM2296580v1, whole genome shotgun sequence genome includes a region encoding these proteins:
- the LOC140809166 gene encoding uncharacterized protein, with protein MLGFAASATTSSASTNAGVTYSLYNEAHTSYTSIRCATTCSLQHRISSPSNQSSLATSSKITAFPIQAMAETLTTPKHGSKSSFSEKRQALISLSDKKDLALLGNGLRELGFTIVSTGGTASALESSGVPVTKVEELTSFPEMLDGRVKTLHPNIHGGILARRDLEHHMKSLDKHGIGTFDVVVVNLYPFYEKVSSSEISFEDGIENIDIGGPAMIRAAAKNHKDVLVVVDSGDYPALLEHLKGGQEDQQFQRKLAWKAFQHVASYDSAVSEWLWKQIAGDRFPPTLTVPLSLKSSLRYGENPHQKAAFYADKSLAEVHAGGIATAIQHHGKEMSYNNYLDADAAWNCVCEFRRPTCVVVKHTNPCGVASRDDIIKAYRLAVKADPVSAFGGIVAFNVEVDEALAKDIREFRSPTDGETRMFYEIVVAPKYTEKGLEVLRGKSKTLRILEASKNNKGKLSLRQVGGGWLAQEADDLTPEEIQFNIVSDKIPQENELTDAKFAWLCVKHVKSNAIVIAKNNCMLGMGSGQPNRLESLRIAMRKAGDEVKGAALASDAFFPFAWNDAVEEACQSGVSVIAEPGGSIRDADAIECCKKYGVSLIFTNIRHFRH; from the exons ATGCTGGGTTTTGCGGCCTCCGCCACCACTTCCTCTGCTTCCACTAACGCCGGCGTCACCTATTCACTTTACAACGAGGCTCACACATCGTACACGAGCATTCGCTGCGCCACCACCTGTTCTCTTCAACATAGAATTTCATCGCCGTCCAACCAATCG TCACTGGCGACATCGTCTAAGATAACCGCGTTTCCAATTCAAGCTATGGCGGAAACTCTCACAACTCCGAAGCATGGCTCCAAGTCCTCATTTTCTG AAAAGAGGCAAGCGTTGATTTCACTTTCAGACAAGAAAGATTTAGCATTGCTTGGGAATGGATTACGGGAATTGGG GTTCACAATTGTTTCAACTGGAGGAACAGCATCAGCTTTGGAAAGTTCTGGAGTTCCTGTCACCAAAGTAGAAGAACTAACTAGTTTTCCTGAAATG CTTGATGGTCGTGTTAAAACATTACACCCGAACATACACGGTGGTATTCTTGCTAGAAGAGATCTAGAGCATCACATGAAATCGCTCGATAAACATGGAATTG GTACATTTGATGTGGTAGTGGTGAATTTGTATCCCTTCTATGAGAAGGTTTCCTCAAGcgagatttcttttgaagatggTATTGAGAACATTGATATTGGTGGACCTGCCATGATTAGGGCGGCTGCAAAG AACCACAAGGATGTCTTGGTTGTGGTTGATTCTGGAGACTATCCAGCTCTCCTAGAGCATCTCAAAGGAGGACAGGAGGACCAGCAGTTTCAAAGGAAGCTTGCTTGGAAAGCTTTTCAGCATGTTGCTTCTTATGACTCGGCAGTTTCCGAGTGGTTGTGGAAGCAAATTGCGGGAG ATAGGTTTCCTCCAACCCTAACCGTGCCTTTATCCCTCAAGAGTTCACTTCGGTATGGGGAAAATCCACATCAAAAGGCTGCATTTTATGCTGACAAGTCTCTTGCTGAGGTCCATGCTGGTGGGATTGCAACTGCTATTCAACATCATGGAAAG GAAATGTCATACAATAATTATTTAGACGCCGATGCAGCTTGGAACTGTGTTTGTGAGTTCAGGAGACCAACATGTGTGGTTGTGAAACACACAAATCCCTGTGGAGTGGCGTCACGTGATGACATTATTAAAGCATACAGACTGGCTGTTAAAGCAGATCCAGTCAGTGCTTTTGGTGGTATCGTCGCCTTTAATGTCGAAGTAGATGAG GCTCTCGCAAAAGATATTCGAGAATTTAGGAGTCCAACGGATGGTGAAACTCGCATGTTTTATGAGATCGTGGTTGCACCTAAGTATACCGAAAAGGGTCTTGAGGTACTGCGTGGAAAGTCCAAGACTCTGAGAATCCTCGAAgcaagtaaaaataataaaGGGAAACTATCACTCAGACAAGTTGGTGGTGGTTGGTTAGCTCAGGAAGCAGATGATCTGACACCAGAAgaaatccagttcaacattgtTTCTGATAAAATTCCACAAGAAAAtgaactgactgatgctaaatTTGCATGGCTTTGTGTGAAGCATGTGAAAAGCAACGCAATTGTTATTGCTAAG AACAATTGTATGTTAGGTATGGGAAGTGGACAACCAAACCGTCTTGAGAGTTTGAGGATAGCAATGAGGAAAGCTGGGGATGAAGTCAAGGGAGCTGCATTGGCCAGTGATGCTTTCTTCCCATTTG CCTGGAATGATGCTGTTGAAGAAGCATGTCAAAGTGGGGTCAGTGTTATCGCCGAGCCGGGAGGAAGCATCCGAGATGCTGATGCAATCGAGTGCTGTAAGAAGTATGGAGTATCACTTATCTTTACCAATATAAGGCACTTTAGGCATTGA